Within Actinomycetota bacterium, the genomic segment CGGTCGCCCGTACGGAGCGATCGCCGCCGCGGACCTTCCGGCAGGATCGCGGTGGGTGTTCGACCACCCGTTCCATCTACTGCTCAACGTCGCTATCGGAGGCCCATGGGCTGGAAGCCCCGACGCCAGCACGACGTTCCCCCAAGCACTGCGCGTGGACTACGTCAGGGTCTATCAGTGACCCCAGGACGCTGCCGGGGACCCAGCAGCCGGGCGTGCTCAACCTTGAGACAGCGGTCCTCGACGTAGCGCAGGCCGGCCTCGGTGGCGACGGCGCGGGCCTCGTCGCTGCGGATGCCGAGCTGGAGCCAGACGGCGCCGGCCCCGGCCGCGACCGCCTCCCTGGCCACCTGGGGGGTGTGCTCCGGGCGGCGGAAGACGTCGACGAGGTCGATCGGCTCGGGCACCTGGTCGAGGGAGGGCAGCATCGGCACCCCGAACACCTCCGGCTCCGGGCAGGCGGGGTTGACCCCGAACAGGCGGTAGCCCTGGTGGTGCAGGTACCAGGCGACCTGGTTGGAGGGGCGGTCGGGGTTGGCCGAGAGGCCGACCACGGCGATCACCTTGGTGTCGAGCAGCAGGTCGCGGAGCTCTTCGTCGGTCATGGCAGGGGCCCCTGGCATCGGTGGCAGACCCGGCCATGGTAGACGCCCGGGGCGGTG encodes:
- a CDS encoding CoA-binding protein, whose amino-acid sequence is MTDEELRDLLLDTKVIAVVGLSANPDRPSNQVAWYLHHQGYRLFGVNPACPEPEVFGVPMLPSLDQVPEPIDLVDVFRRPEHTPQVAREAVAAGAGAVWLQLGIRSDEARAVATEAGLRYVEDRCLKVEHARLLGPRQRPGVTDRP